A genomic region of Metopolophium dirhodum isolate CAU chromosome 1, ASM1992520v1, whole genome shotgun sequence contains the following coding sequences:
- the LOC132948885 gene encoding zinc finger BED domain-containing protein 5-like, which translates to MSNKRIITTSSSYFDANCSTSKRSADEKISKITNIVTENQVVDLAEYLESIDGNIEDFDEIYGEIEQHLNEILSSLEKYFPESKDIEFIQRYNWVKNPFLNNDKPEDLSITEYEEFIEMTTDSSLKTLFDKISLTDFWCSSSITNEYQSLAKKAILALLPFATTYLCETGFSSYASMKTKYRNKLDAEADMRIQLSPIKPNIKILVNKKSQHHGSH; encoded by the exons ATGtctaataaaagaataattactACTAGTAGTAGCTATTTTGATGCAAATTGCTCTACTTCTAAACGCTCCGCGgatgaaaaaataagtaagatCACTAATATCGTTACAGAAAATCAAGTTGTGGACTTAGcg GAATATTTAGAATCGATTGATGGTAATATTGAagattttgatgaaatatatGGCGAAATTGAACaacatttaaatgaaatactatcgtcattagaaaaatattttccagaAAGTAAAGACATAGAATTTATCCAACGATATAATTGGGTTAAAAATCCGTTTTTAAACAACGATAAGCCCGAAGATTTATCTATAACGGAGTATGAAGAATTTATTGAAATGACCACCGATTCatctttaaaaactttatttgataaaatatcattaacagATTTTTGGTGCAGTAGCAGTATTACTAACGAATATCAATCTCTGGCTAAAAAAGCTATCTTAGCACTTCTTCCTTTCGCAACAACATATCTATGTGAAACCGGATTTTCATCATATGCATCAATGAAAACCAAATATCGTAATAAATTGGATGCTGAAGCAGATATGCGTATTCAACTCTCGCCTATCAagccaaatataaaaatactggtCAATAAAAAAAGCCAACATCACGGatcacattaa